The following are encoded together in the Oncorhynchus gorbuscha isolate QuinsamMale2020 ecotype Even-year linkage group LG03, OgorEven_v1.0, whole genome shotgun sequence genome:
- the LOC124031508 gene encoding E3 ubiquitin-protein ligase PDZRN3-B-like isoform X4: MVQVLRRAPRPKPSSPASDTQVVDISTQTDITFQHIMALTKLPAAAPTVAVLEQYLMPEEHSPGHEYFDPNDFLEGMQQEMEREELEYEEVDLYRANIQDKLGLTVCYRTDDEDETGIYVSEIDPNSIAAKDGRIREGDRIIQINGIEIQNREDAVALLTSEENPNVCLLVARPEIQLDEGWMDDDRNDFLDDLHMDMLEQQHHQAMQFTASMLQQKKREEDGGTTDTATLLSNHHEKDSGVGRTDESTRNDESSEQENLGDDQTAASNTLGSCSRRKLAYSQDTLGSIDLPFSGESFISADYDHADFLGIPADECERFRELLELKCQVRSAGGPQELYCQQSAGARGAEEGVDKELELLNEELRSIELECLNIVRAHKMQQLREQYRESWMLHNSGFHNYNTSIDARRHELSDITELPEKSDKDSSSAYNTGESCRSTPLTLELSPDNSLRRGAENQVESGASSSAGPNSRILKPLLSPVQEAGGPSRIRSSSSKESECGLQAEGKERKLGESTHKLAQPRSLYKHAHIPAHAQHYQSYMQLIQQKSAVEYAQSQMSLVSLVSRSDPVNPEDILDPKMEWKVKIRSDGTRYITKRPVRDKLLKERALRIHEERSGMTTDDDAISELKMGRYWSKGERKQHAVRAKEQRQRREFMKQSRADCLKEQASLDDDKKEPNIIELSHKKMMKKRNKKIFDNWMTIQELLTHGAKSPDGTRVYNSLLSVTTV, encoded by the exons GCATTCCCCCGGGCACGAGTACTTTGACCCCAATGATTTCCTGGAGGGTATGCAGCAGGAGATGGAGCGAGAGGAGCTGGAATATGAG GAAGTGGATTTGTACAGAGCCAACATCCAGGACAAGCTTGGGTTGACCGTCTGCTACAGGACTGATGATGAGGACGAGACTGGGATCTACGTCAGTGAG ATTGACCCAAACAGCATCGCTGCAAAGGATGGCAGGatcagagagggagatagaattATCCAG atcaatgggattgagatccagaaCCGGGAGGATGCTGTGGCTCTGTTGACCAGTGAGGAGAATCCGAATGTGTGTCTACTGGTGGCCAGACCAGAGATCCAG CTGGATGAGGGCTGGATGGATGATGACAGGAATGACTTCCTGGATGACCTCCACATGGACATGCTGGAGCAGCAGCACCACCAGGCCATGCAGTTCACCGCCAGCATGCTGCAGCAG AAGAAGCGTGAGGAGGATGGTGGAACGACTGACACAGCCACCCTGTTGTCCAATCACCACGAGAAAGACAGCGGGGTGGGCCGCACCGACGAGAGCACGCGCAACGACGAGAGCTCTGAGCAGGAGAACCTGGGGGACGACCAGACTGCGGCCTCCAACACCCTGGGCAGCTGCAGCCGCAGGAAGCTGGCCTACAGCCAGGACACCCTGGGAAGCATTGACCTGCCCTTCAGTGGTGAGTCCTTCATCTCCGCAGACTACGACCACGCTGACTTCCTGGGTATCCCCGCCGACGAGTGTGAGCGCTTCCGAGAGCTCCTGGAGCTGAAGTGCCAGGTGAGGAGCGCGGGGGGCCCCCAGGAGCTGTATTGCCAGCAGAGTGCAGGGGCTAGAGGTGCCGAAGAGGGGGTGGACAAGGAGCTGGAGCTGCTGAACGAGGAGCTGCGCAGCATTGAGCTGGAGTGCCTCAACATCGTCCGGGCCCACAAGATGCAGCAGCTGAGGGAGCAGTACCGCGAGTCCTGGATGCTGCACAACAGCGGCTTCCACAACTACAACACCAGCATCGACGCGCGCCGCCATGAGCTCTCCGACATCACGGAGCTGCCCGAGAAGTCAGACAAGGACAGCTCCAGCGCCTACAACACCGGTGAGAGCTGCCGCAGCACCCCCCTCACCCTAGAGCTGTCCCCAGACAACTCCCTCCGCAGGGGGGCAGAGAACCAGGTCGAGTCTGGGGCCTCCAGCAGCGCAGGGCCCAACAGCAGGATCCTCAagcctctgctgtctcctgtccagGAGGCCGGTGGCCCCAGCAGAATCAGGTCCTCCTCATCTAAGGAGTCTGAGTGTGGCCTGCAGGCGGAGGGGAAGGAGCGTAAGCTGGGAGAGTCTACTCACAAGCTGGCCCAGCCCCGGTCCCTGTACAAACACGCCCACATCCCGGCCCACGCCCAGCACTACCAAAGCTACATGCAGCTGATCCAGCAGAAGTCTGCCGTGGAGTACGCCCAGAGCCAGATGAGCCTGGTCAGTCTGGTCAGCCGCAGTGACCCTGTGAACCCTGAAGACATCCTGGATCCCAAGATGGAGTGGAAGGTGAAGATCCGCAGCGACGGCACGCGCTACATCACCAAGAGGCCCGTCAGGGACAAGCTGCTGAAGGAGCGCGCCCTGCGTATCCACGAGGAGCGCAGCGGCATGACCACAGACGACGACGCCATCAGCGAGCTGAAGATGGGGCGGTACTGGAGCAAGGGGGAGAGGAAGCAGCACGCGGTGCGCGCCAAGGAGCAGAGGCAGCGGCGCGAGTTCATGAAGCAGAGCCGCGCCGACTGCCTGAAGGAACAGGCCAGCCTGGACGATGACAAGAAGGAGCCCAACATCATTGAACTGAGCCACAAAAAGATGATGAAAAAGAGGAACAAGAAAATCTTTGACAATTGGATGACTATCCAGGAACTTTTGACCCACGGTGCTAAGTCGCCTGACGGCACGCGAGTGTACAACTCCCTCCTGTCCGTCACCACTGTGTAG